A single region of the Solwaraspora sp. WMMD406 genome encodes:
- a CDS encoding energy-coupling factor transporter transmembrane component T: MSAPALPDIDAQVEVVNRTRPGLDPRTKIILVVLVSAVVMSPGGLRFVPVGLLLAMALAVWERAWLRAVGLPVAAGATWMLGWLLPLGWENAFTAIVSIACVYLIRFVVAIGTGMHLIVTTSPTQLSAACRAWRIPRAISVTLAVMLRFFPVVASEAVAVLDAMRLRGLTGPTGFLRHPILSLERFTVPMIAASLNASDDLSASAILRGLGSRRTPTSMNPPRFAMPDLILLLTVLVLAAWALRTPSPLT; this comes from the coding sequence TTGTCCGCGCCGGCCTTGCCTGACATCGACGCTCAGGTCGAGGTAGTGAATCGGACCCGGCCGGGCCTCGACCCCCGTACCAAGATCATCCTTGTCGTCCTCGTCAGCGCGGTCGTGATGAGCCCGGGAGGGCTGCGCTTCGTACCGGTCGGGCTGCTGCTGGCCATGGCGCTGGCCGTGTGGGAACGTGCGTGGCTGCGTGCGGTCGGCCTGCCGGTGGCGGCTGGGGCGACGTGGATGCTCGGGTGGCTGCTGCCGCTGGGGTGGGAGAACGCTTTCACCGCGATCGTGTCGATCGCGTGCGTATACCTGATCAGGTTCGTCGTCGCGATCGGCACCGGCATGCACCTGATCGTCACCACCTCGCCCACGCAGCTATCTGCGGCCTGCCGCGCCTGGAGAATCCCGCGCGCCATTTCGGTGACTCTCGCGGTGATGCTCCGATTCTTCCCCGTGGTCGCCTCGGAAGCCGTCGCCGTGCTCGACGCGATGCGGCTGCGTGGCCTGACCGGCCCGACCGGATTCCTACGCCACCCCATCCTGAGCCTCGAGCGTTTCACCGTACCGATGATCGCCGCGAGCCTGAACGCCAGCGACGACCTATCCGCCTCCGCGATCCTCCGCGGCCTAGGCTCCCGTCGCACGCCCACCTCGATGAATCCGCCGCGCTTCGCCATGCCCGACCTGATCCTGCTCCTGACCGTCCTGGTGTTGGCTGCCTGGGCGCTCCGCACACCGTCGCCGCTGACATGA
- a CDS encoding MptD family putative ECF transporter S component, with protein sequence MTDETLAAPAVERQRFSIKLSARDLLNVAIFAVIYFVIIFAVAMIGIISPVLMLITLPLGPIAAGIPYMLFLTRIRHPGMVSLFGVVVALLYLMMGHPWQSAVVTIMLSVVAELVLWAGKYRSKWAAIWTYVVFSAWFVGPWIPFFLDPAGYLESSGSQAMGEAYMRDFEQVVTVTTVSIMVAATLVCGFLGALLGTALLGKHFRRAGLA encoded by the coding sequence ATGACCGATGAGACCCTCGCCGCGCCCGCCGTCGAACGGCAGCGCTTCTCGATCAAGCTCAGTGCGCGCGATCTGCTGAACGTGGCGATCTTCGCCGTCATCTACTTCGTGATCATCTTTGCCGTCGCAATGATCGGCATCATCAGTCCAGTCCTGATGCTCATCACGCTGCCGCTGGGGCCGATCGCGGCCGGCATCCCGTACATGCTCTTCCTCACGCGAATCCGTCATCCCGGCATGGTCTCGCTGTTCGGCGTCGTCGTCGCACTCCTCTACCTCATGATGGGACACCCCTGGCAGAGCGCCGTCGTCACCATCATGCTTTCCGTGGTGGCGGAACTAGTGCTCTGGGCCGGAAAGTACCGCTCGAAATGGGCCGCGATCTGGACGTACGTCGTGTTCTCCGCCTGGTTCGTCGGCCCTTGGATTCCGTTCTTCCTGGATCCCGCCGGCTATCTGGAGTCATCCGGGAGCCAGGCGATGGGCGAGGCGTACATGCGCGACTTCGAGCAGGTCGTCACCGTCACCACCGTCAGCATCATGGTCGCGGCCACCCTGGTGTGCGGATTCCTCGGAGCGCTACTGGGCACCGCGTTGCTAGGCAAGCACTTCCGGAGAGCGGGCCTGGCATGA
- a CDS encoding MptD family putative ECF transporter S component: MPTQPRFSLRFPARDLVNVAIFASVFIVATYAIGMVGLISPLTWLLVVPASIIVNGIPFMLFLTRVKHAGTVALFGVIVGLFYLLTGNTLVSTMAIVLLGMAAELILLAAHYRSRWAAIWAYTVFSLGFFSPFLPLLYDREGYFATAGWTRMGDDYVRASDEMHSAPVLGLLALGILIAGFLGGLLGSAVLGKHFVRAGLA, encoded by the coding sequence GTGCCGACCCAGCCACGGTTCTCGCTGCGGTTCCCAGCACGAGACCTCGTCAACGTAGCGATCTTCGCCAGCGTCTTCATCGTCGCCACCTACGCGATCGGCATGGTCGGCCTCATCTCCCCGCTGACCTGGCTGCTCGTGGTGCCTGCCTCGATCATCGTCAACGGGATCCCGTTCATGCTCTTCCTGACCCGGGTGAAGCATGCCGGTACGGTGGCCCTCTTCGGTGTGATCGTCGGGCTGTTCTATCTCCTCACCGGGAACACACTGGTCAGCACGATGGCCATCGTGCTACTCGGGATGGCCGCCGAACTCATTCTGCTCGCCGCCCACTACCGGTCGAGGTGGGCCGCCATCTGGGCGTACACAGTGTTCAGCCTGGGCTTCTTCTCTCCGTTCCTGCCGTTGTTGTACGACCGCGAGGGCTACTTCGCGACCGCCGGTTGGACCCGGATGGGCGACGACTACGTGCGGGCGTCCGACGAGATGCACTCTGCCCCGGTGCTCGGCCTGCTCGCGCTGGGCATCCTCATCGCTGGATTCCTGGGAGGGCTGCTGGGCTCGGCGGTCCTAGGCAAGCACTTTGTCCGCGCCGGCCTTGCCTGA
- a CDS encoding ABC transporter ATP-binding protein encodes MIRLDNVTWTYPHADAPSLRSVDLHITSGEFVILCGASGSGKSTALRLMNGLIPHFHDEGALTGTVTVNGTITRKAELDEIGLVTGTVLQHPRRQFFTDSAAEELAFAMENFGFEPRRMLARVTRGLSALAVGVPVQQRLSELSGGQQQQVAIAAATAHDPRVLLLDEPSSNLSADAVDRLVRTLTDLKASGITIVVAEHRLRYLQDLVDRVIVMRDGTIDLEWDAATFRAVSDDELAREGLRGRIRPAALPPLAAAGGSIAGPAQVGEVRPGSLELSGIRCRISGRTILDIERVVFTAGEVTAIRGVNGAGKSTLARVVTGLQRCAGSVRLDGRALSRRARQRVSAIVMQDVQRQLFTDSVEAEIDLAGADAADSRHTSAVLDALGLEGLAERHPLSLSGGQQQRLVVAAVRVAGRRIVIFDEPSSGVDRRHLKSISDQIRQVAADGAVVLLISHDDDLLSLAADRQLTLVPIGSGSRPPTPAGTNEGADARQLR; translated from the coding sequence ATGATCCGACTCGACAACGTCACCTGGACCTACCCGCACGCCGACGCCCCGAGCCTGCGGAGTGTCGACCTGCACATCACGTCGGGCGAGTTCGTCATCCTGTGCGGCGCGTCGGGATCCGGCAAGTCCACCGCGCTGCGGCTGATGAACGGCCTCATCCCGCACTTCCACGACGAAGGCGCCCTCACCGGCACCGTCACCGTGAACGGGACCATCACCAGGAAAGCAGAGCTGGACGAGATCGGACTGGTTACCGGCACCGTACTGCAGCATCCCCGCCGTCAGTTCTTCACCGACAGTGCCGCCGAGGAGCTCGCGTTCGCGATGGAGAACTTCGGATTCGAACCTCGGCGCATGCTCGCCCGCGTCACCCGTGGCCTGTCCGCCCTCGCCGTCGGCGTCCCCGTCCAACAGCGTCTGTCCGAGCTCTCCGGAGGCCAGCAGCAGCAGGTTGCCATCGCCGCCGCCACGGCACACGACCCCAGGGTGCTGCTGCTCGACGAGCCAAGCTCCAATCTCTCCGCCGACGCCGTCGACCGTCTCGTCCGTACCCTCACTGACCTCAAGGCAAGCGGTATCACCATCGTCGTTGCCGAGCACCGGCTGCGCTACCTGCAGGATCTCGTTGACCGGGTGATCGTCATGCGGGACGGAACGATCGACCTCGAATGGGACGCCGCGACGTTCCGGGCAGTGTCCGACGATGAGCTCGCCCGTGAAGGGCTGCGCGGGAGGATTCGCCCCGCCGCGCTGCCCCCGTTGGCCGCAGCCGGCGGGAGTATCGCCGGTCCCGCCCAGGTCGGCGAGGTACGCCCCGGCTCCCTGGAGCTGTCCGGCATTCGTTGTCGGATCAGCGGGCGCACGATCCTCGACATCGAGCGGGTCGTCTTCACCGCTGGCGAAGTCACCGCGATCCGCGGTGTCAACGGTGCCGGCAAGTCGACCCTCGCCCGCGTCGTCACCGGGCTGCAGCGGTGCGCTGGGAGTGTACGGCTGGACGGGCGCGCGCTGAGCCGCCGGGCCAGGCAGCGGGTGAGTGCGATCGTTATGCAGGACGTACAACGGCAACTGTTCACCGACAGCGTCGAGGCCGAGATCGATCTAGCCGGTGCCGACGCCGCTGATTCCCGCCACACGTCCGCAGTGCTCGATGCGCTGGGCCTCGAAGGGCTCGCCGAACGGCATCCGCTGTCGCTGTCCGGCGGCCAGCAGCAGCGGCTCGTCGTCGCAGCCGTCCGCGTCGCGGGTCGCCGCATCGTGATCTTCGACGAGCCCAGCTCCGGCGTCGACCGGCGCCACCTCAAGTCGATCTCCGACCAGATCCGGCAGGTCGCTGCCGACGGCGCGGTCGTGCTCCTGATCAGCCACGACGACGATCTGCTCAGTCTTGCCGCCGACCGGCAACTCACCCTGGTCCCGATAGGTAGCGGCTCACGCCCGCCCACCCCGGCCGGAACGAATGAAGGAGCCGATGCTCGACAACTTCGGTAG
- a CDS encoding ABC transporter ATP-binding protein, with the protein MIRRLLHYSSPDARRLLIAELVFIVTTAVLQGIAFLLLVPLLRALFAADTAAAGTWLIAVTVVGVGYMLTTWFASQIGMKASSALLDSLLTRLGDRLVELPVAWFGADRSGLIAGIATQGAMFVSTLPYAILRQIIIGFVTPGTVLVGMYFFDWRLALAMTVMVPVLLIGYRWLRAAIGRSDAVHAEAVTDASNRVIEFARVQPALRTAGEGSVADRLVEDALQNQHRAYRGMLVTGGAGIATFAGLVQLSLTLLLVVGAYLAVGGTVDIATLIALLVLGVRFNEPIVAAGDLGGGVAVARTTLDQLDRLAAVAALPEPETAASPTDWSIEFDDVTFGYGHAPVLRNISFVAPSGAMTAIVGPSGSGKTTITKLIARLYDPESGTVSLGGVPLPELGTAVVEAAVAPVFQDVYLFDDTILNNVWIGNPDLPREEVIAAATRARVDEIADRLPGGWDARVGEGGTNLSGGERQRVSIARALLKDAPVVLLDEATAALDIGNEIAIGEALDAIRADRTLIVVAHRLQTIVTADRIIMLDGDGGIRETGSHAELLAVGGVYAGYWHERVESAGWQLAPHN; encoded by the coding sequence ATGATCCGCCGGCTGCTGCACTATTCGTCCCCTGACGCCCGGCGACTGCTCATCGCCGAGCTGGTGTTCATCGTCACCACCGCCGTTCTGCAGGGCATCGCGTTCCTTCTGCTTGTGCCGCTGCTGCGCGCCCTGTTCGCTGCCGACACCGCTGCGGCGGGGACCTGGCTGATCGCCGTGACCGTCGTCGGGGTCGGATACATGCTGACGACATGGTTCGCCAGTCAGATCGGGATGAAGGCCAGCAGCGCGCTACTCGACTCCCTGCTGACCCGGCTCGGCGACCGGCTGGTCGAACTTCCGGTGGCCTGGTTCGGCGCTGACCGCTCCGGGCTCATCGCCGGTATCGCCACCCAGGGGGCGATGTTCGTTTCCACCCTGCCGTACGCGATCCTGCGGCAGATCATCATCGGGTTCGTCACGCCCGGCACGGTGCTGGTCGGAATGTACTTCTTCGACTGGCGCCTCGCACTGGCGATGACCGTCATGGTGCCCGTCCTGCTCATCGGCTACCGGTGGCTGCGCGCCGCGATCGGCCGCAGCGACGCAGTGCACGCCGAGGCCGTGACGGACGCGTCGAACCGGGTCATCGAGTTCGCCCGGGTCCAGCCTGCGCTGCGGACCGCAGGCGAGGGGTCGGTGGCGGACCGGCTGGTCGAAGACGCACTCCAGAACCAGCACCGCGCATACCGGGGCATGCTCGTCACCGGCGGCGCGGGCATCGCGACCTTCGCAGGCCTCGTACAACTCTCCCTGACGCTGCTGCTCGTCGTCGGCGCGTATCTTGCCGTCGGCGGTACCGTGGACATCGCCACGCTCATCGCGCTGCTCGTGCTCGGCGTGCGCTTCAACGAGCCCATCGTCGCCGCCGGAGACCTCGGGGGCGGCGTCGCCGTCGCCCGCACCACCCTCGACCAGCTCGACCGCCTCGCCGCTGTCGCCGCGCTGCCTGAGCCGGAGACCGCCGCGTCGCCCACAGACTGGAGCATCGAGTTCGACGACGTTACCTTCGGCTACGGACACGCGCCGGTACTGCGGAACATCTCCTTCGTCGCGCCCTCAGGAGCGATGACGGCCATCGTCGGACCGTCCGGCTCCGGCAAGACGACGATCACGAAACTCATCGCCCGCCTCTACGACCCTGAGTCCGGCACCGTCTCCCTCGGCGGCGTGCCCCTGCCCGAACTCGGCACTGCCGTCGTCGAGGCCGCGGTGGCTCCCGTGTTCCAGGACGTGTACCTGTTCGATGACACGATCCTGAACAATGTGTGGATCGGGAACCCCGACCTGCCCCGGGAGGAGGTCATCGCCGCCGCAACGCGCGCGCGGGTCGATGAGATCGCCGACCGACTTCCGGGGGGATGGGACGCCCGGGTCGGCGAAGGCGGAACCAATCTTTCCGGCGGCGAGCGCCAGCGCGTTTCCATCGCCCGCGCTCTGCTGAAAGACGCGCCTGTCGTGCTGCTGGACGAGGCCACCGCGGCTCTGGACATCGGTAATGAGATCGCGATCGGCGAGGCGCTGGACGCCATCCGCGCCGACCGGACTCTGATCGTGGTCGCTCACCGGCTCCAGACGATTGTGACGGCCGATCGGATCATCATGCTCGACGGCGACGGCGGCATCCGCGAAACCGGAAGCCACGCCGAGCTGCTCGCCGTTGGCGGCGTCTACGCGGGTTACTGGCACGAACGTGTCGAGTCTGCCGGCTGGCAGCTGGCCCCACACAACTGA